From Lutra lutra chromosome 14, mLutLut1.2, whole genome shotgun sequence, a single genomic window includes:
- the MYOZ1 gene encoding myozenin-1, which yields MPLSGTPAPNKKRKSSKLIMELTGGGRESSGLNLGKKISVPRDVMLEELSLLTNRGSKMFKLRQMRVEKFIYENHPDVFSDSSMDHFQKFLPTVGGQLGTAGQGFSYSKGSSEGQAGGSGSDRQYGSDQQHHQGSGSGSGGTGGPGGQTGRGGAAGTAGAGETGTGDQTGGDGKHITVFKTYISPWERAMGVDPQQKVELGIDLLAYGAKPELPQYKSFNRTAMPYGGYEKASKRMTFQMPKFDLGPLLSEPLVLYNQSLSNRPSFNRTPIPWMSSGEPVDYNVDIRIPLDGETEEL from the exons ATGCCACTCTCAGGAACCCCAGCTCCCAACAAGAAGAGGAAATCCAGCAAGCTGATCATGGAACTCACTGGAG GTGGACGGGAGAGCTCAGGCCTGAACCTGGGCAAGAAGATCAGTGTCCCAAGGGATGTGATGTTGGAAGAGTTGTCGCTGCTCACTAATCGGGGCTCCAAGATGTTCAAACTGCGGCAGATGCGGGTAGAGAAATTTATTTACGAAAACCACCCTGATGTCTTCTCTGACAGCTCAATG gATCACTTCCAGAAGTTCCTTCCCACAGTTGGGGGACAGCTGGGCACAGCTGGGCAGGGATTCTCCTACAGCAAGGGCAGCAGTGAAGGCCAGGCAGGGGGAAGTGGCTCTGACAGACAGTATGGCTCTGACCAGCAGCACCATCAGGGCTCTGGATCTGGGTCTGGGGGTACAGGTGGTCCAGGGGGCCAGACGGGCAGAGGAGGAGCTGCTGGAACAGCAGGAGCTGGTGAGACAGGAACAG GAGACCAGACAGGCGGAGATGGAAAACATATCACCGTGTTCAAGACCTATATTTCCCCATGGGAGCGAGCAATGGGGGTTGACCCTCAGCAAAAAGTGGAGCTTGGCATCGACCTGCTGGCCTATGGGGCCAAACCTGAACTCCCTCAATATAAGTCCTTCAACAG GACAGCAATGCCTTATGGTGGATATGAGAAGGCCTCCAAACGCATGACCTTCCAGATGCCCAAGTTTGATCTGGGGCCCCTACTGAGTGAACCCTTGGTCCTCTACAACCAAAGTCTCTCCAACAGGCCTTCTTTCAATCGAACCCCTATTCCCTGGATGAGCTCTGGGGAACCAGTAGACTACAATGTGGATATTCGGATCCCATTGGATGGAGAAACAGAGGAGCTGTGA